A single genomic interval of Methylocystis sp. IM3 harbors:
- a CDS encoding efflux RND transporter permease subunit, which produces MNVSEPFIRRPVGTTLLAAALFLLGAVAYFFLPVASLPAVDFPAIGISASRPGADPETMAASVAAPLERRLSGIAGLNELTSTSSLGATQIIAQFDIDKNIDAAARDVQAAINASLVDLPSDLPVAPSFRKASQSTMPVLVLALTSDTLPTSAIFDATDSIIAQRISQVPGVAEARIAGAEQPAIRVQVDSARLAAMNLGVNEVARALFAANAHSAVGALAGTTQEITLSATDQLSTPEDYRNIVVASRNGAVVKLGDVATVERSVRNRMSAGWFNGKPAVLVIVTKQPSANVIETVDHIKALLPQLSEWIPSGIKIDVLSDRTQTIRASIHDIQFTLAISVALVMMVVFVFLRRATPVIAAGVTVPLSLVGTCAAMWLAGFSIDNLSLMALTISVGFVVDDAIVMIENIESNREKGLSRLDAALVGARQIGFTVVSISLSLIAVFIPLLFMEGVMGRLLREFSVTLTFAILISTVVSLTVTPMLCAWLPAPEKKQPSRFDRLIEGGLERVVEFYTRTLRPVVDHPWITLVVILGAIVWTVQLYRTIPKGNLPQDDIGLINGTTEASADVSFEEMARLQRRATEVLLADPDVANVGSFIGAGPLTAAGNQGRLFVALKPIGQRKVSSKEVINRLRKEFAKIAGLSVFMVPSQDLRSGGRVSKSQYQFTLADASLEELEEWREKVLARMKKLPELVDVTSDKEQGGLRASVIIDRNAASRMNVPIAAINAALNSAFGQRQDTIIYTQRNQYRVVFETPPARQRDIRDLAGVYVSSASGVQIPLTSLARIERGSSPLVVNHQGVLPAVTLSYNVAPGSTLDAATAAIETMIAELNPPSSLHTGFAGDAADFRKIARGMAALILAALLAVYIILGILYESLLHPITIISTLPSAGLGALLSLELFGVEFTVIAFIGILLLIGIVKKNGIMLVDFALSAEREEGLSIHDAALEAAKERFRPILMTTLAAMFGALPLAFASGIGAELRRPLGITIIGGLLLSQILTLYTTPVIYLLMSKLRRKRKGATARQESAAAA; this is translated from the coding sequence TGCTCGGCGCCGTCGCTTATTTCTTCCTGCCCGTCGCGAGCCTGCCGGCCGTGGATTTTCCGGCGATCGGCATCAGCGCCTCGCGGCCCGGCGCCGATCCCGAGACCATGGCGGCCTCCGTCGCCGCGCCGCTGGAGCGCCGCCTCTCCGGCATCGCCGGCCTCAACGAATTGACCTCGACCAGTTCGCTCGGCGCGACGCAGATCATCGCCCAGTTCGACATCGACAAGAACATCGACGCCGCCGCGCGGGACGTGCAGGCGGCGATCAACGCCTCTCTCGTCGATCTGCCGAGCGACCTGCCCGTGGCGCCGAGCTTCCGCAAGGCGAGCCAGTCGACCATGCCGGTGCTGGTGCTGGCGCTGACCTCCGACACGCTGCCGACCTCCGCCATTTTCGACGCGACCGACTCGATCATCGCCCAGCGCATTTCGCAGGTTCCGGGCGTCGCCGAAGCGCGCATCGCCGGCGCCGAACAGCCGGCGATCCGCGTGCAGGTCGATTCGGCGCGGCTCGCGGCGATGAATCTCGGCGTCAATGAAGTGGCGCGCGCGCTCTTTGCCGCCAATGCGCATTCGGCCGTCGGCGCGCTCGCCGGAACCACGCAGGAAATCACGCTCAGCGCGACCGATCAGCTCTCGACGCCCGAGGATTACCGCAACATCGTCGTCGCGTCGCGCAATGGCGCCGTGGTGAAGCTCGGCGATGTCGCGACCGTCGAGCGCAGCGTGCGCAACCGCATGTCGGCGGGCTGGTTCAACGGCAAACCGGCGGTGCTCGTCATCGTCACCAAGCAGCCCAGCGCCAATGTCATCGAGACCGTCGATCACATCAAGGCGCTGCTGCCGCAGCTCTCCGAGTGGATCCCCTCCGGCATCAAGATCGACGTGCTCTCGGACCGCACCCAGACGATCCGCGCCAGCATTCACGACATACAATTCACGCTCGCCATTTCGGTGGCGCTGGTGATGATGGTCGTCTTCGTTTTCCTGCGTCGCGCGACGCCGGTGATCGCGGCCGGCGTCACCGTGCCGCTCTCGCTCGTCGGCACTTGCGCCGCCATGTGGCTCGCGGGCTTTTCGATCGACAATCTGTCGCTCATGGCGCTCACCATCTCGGTGGGCTTCGTCGTCGACGACGCCATCGTCATGATCGAGAACATCGAGAGCAATCGCGAGAAGGGCCTCTCCCGCCTCGACGCGGCGCTCGTCGGCGCGCGGCAGATCGGCTTCACCGTGGTCTCGATCAGCCTCTCGCTGATCGCCGTCTTCATCCCGCTCCTCTTCATGGAAGGCGTGATGGGGCGGCTGCTGCGCGAATTCTCCGTCACGCTCACCTTCGCGATCCTCATCTCGACGGTCGTCTCGCTCACGGTGACGCCCATGCTCTGCGCCTGGCTGCCGGCGCCGGAGAAGAAGCAGCCGAGCCGCTTCGACCGCCTGATCGAGGGCGGCCTCGAGCGTGTCGTCGAATTTTACACGCGAACGCTGCGCCCCGTCGTCGATCATCCCTGGATCACGCTCGTCGTCATTCTCGGCGCCATCGTATGGACCGTACAGCTCTACCGCACCATTCCGAAAGGAAACCTGCCGCAAGACGACATCGGCCTGATCAACGGCACGACGGAAGCCTCGGCCGACGTCTCCTTCGAGGAAATGGCGCGCCTGCAAAGACGGGCGACGGAAGTGCTGCTCGCGGACCCCGACGTCGCCAATGTCGGCTCCTTCATCGGCGCCGGGCCGCTCACGGCCGCAGGAAATCAGGGCCGCCTGTTCGTCGCGCTGAAGCCGATCGGCCAGCGCAAGGTCTCGAGCAAGGAGGTGATCAACCGGCTGCGCAAGGAATTCGCCAAGATCGCCGGGCTCAGCGTTTTCATGGTGCCCTCGCAGGATTTGCGCAGCGGCGGACGCGTCAGCAAGTCGCAATATCAGTTCACTCTCGCCGACGCCTCGCTCGAAGAGCTCGAGGAGTGGCGCGAGAAAGTGCTCGCGCGCATGAAGAAGCTGCCCGAGCTCGTGGACGTGACCTCGGACAAGGAGCAGGGCGGCCTGCGCGCCTCGGTCATCATCGACCGCAACGCCGCCTCGCGCATGAATGTGCCGATCGCCGCGATCAACGCCGCGCTCAACAGCGCCTTCGGCCAGCGGCAGGACACGATCATCTACACGCAACGCAATCAGTATCGCGTCGTCTTCGAGACGCCGCCCGCGCGCCAGCGCGACATTCGCGACCTCGCCGGCGTCTATGTGTCGAGCGCCTCGGGCGTTCAGATTCCGCTGACCTCGCTCGCGCGCATCGAGCGCGGCTCCTCGCCGCTCGTCGTCAATCACCAGGGCGTGCTGCCGGCGGTGACCCTGTCCTACAATGTCGCGCCGGGCTCCACGCTCGACGCCGCGACGGCGGCGATCGAGACGATGATCGCCGAGCTCAATCCGCCGAGCAGCCTGCACACCGGCTTCGCCGGCGACGCCGCCGATTTCCGCAAGATCGCGCGCGGCATGGCGGCGCTCATTCTCGCCGCGCTGCTCGCGGTCTACATCATCCTCGGCATTCTCTACGAAAGCCTCCTGCATCCGATCACCATCATTTCGACCCTGCCTTCGGCGGGGCTCGGCGCACTGCTCTCGCTCGAGCTGTTTGGCGTCGAATTCACTGTGATCGCCTTCATCGGCATCCTGCTGCTCATCGGCATCGTGAAGAAGAACGGCATCATGCTCGTCGACTTCGCGCTTTCAGCCGAACGCGAGGAGGGTCTTTCGATTCACGATGCGGCGCTCGAAGCCGCGAAGGAGCGCTTCCGGCCCATTCTCATGACGACGCTCGCCGCCATGTTCGGCGCGCTGCCGCTCGCCTTCGCCTCCGGCATCGGCGCGGAACTGCGGCGCCCGCTCGGCATCACCATCATCGGCGGCCTGCTGCTGAGCCAGATTCTGACGCTCTACACGACGCCGGTGATTTATCTGCTCATGAGCAAATTGCGCCGCAAGCGCAAGGGCGCGACTGCGAGACAGGAGAGCGCGGCGGCCGCGTGA